In Zingiber officinale cultivar Zhangliang chromosome 3B, Zo_v1.1, whole genome shotgun sequence, a single window of DNA contains:
- the LOC122055265 gene encoding uncharacterized protein LOC122055265, which translates to MEDTGKINVTMTTGEYKLFKEAKRRVASSKQTTVSQLHKLPEVFNDPTNISNKGSKRKQPEEFPPAFYREPGLGYYPRDPRVLEEKLSKGCKPPAIGEYDGSKDPEDHLRKFRNAALLHQYSDVVKCRVFLNTLFGSVQKWFDGLPHGSITCFLDFETAFLRHFASSRKYQKTDYCLFTLNQGPTEPLRSYIKCFNQVAQDVPSATSEILMSVFSHGLVEGEFFRDLIKSPVKNFDEMLEKVASYINMEEAQEARRKADKTPSSVNKPKKRTPQPPTQPLPHAREIRPPFPPGQDSQSTPRVATVHAPRPGPWGPRYCTYHRSHTHATNDCF; encoded by the exons atggaggatactGGCAAAATCAACGTCACCATGACAACCGGAGAGTACAAGCTCTTCAAGGAAGCTAAGAGGCGGGTAGCCTCATCAAAACAAACTACCGTTTCCCAACTGCACAAGTTGCCTGAAGTTTTCAATGACCCAACGAATATTTCTAACAAGGGATCGAAGAGGAAGCAGCCTGAGGAGTTTCCCCCGGCCTTTTATAGGGAGCCAGGCCTGGGTTATTATCCGCGGGACCCTAG GGTACTAGAAGAGAAGCTGTCTAAAGGGTGCAAGCCCCCTGCTATCGGGGAATATGACGGTAGCAAGGACCCGGAAGATCATCTTCGTAAATTTAGGAACGCGGCGTTGTTGCATCAATATAGTGATGTCGTCAAGTGCCGGGTATTCCTGAACACTTTATTTGGCTCAGTGCAGAAATGGTTTGATGGATTGCCACACGGGTCCATCACTTGTTTCCTAGACTTCGAGACTGCTTTTCTGCGCCACTTCGCTAGTAGCAGGAAATATCAAAAGACCGACTATTGTCTCTTCACCCTCAATCAGGGGCCCACCGAACCCTTAAGGAGTTATATTAAGTGCTTTAACCAAGTAGCTCAGGATGTTCCATCTGCCACTTCAGAGATATTGATGAGTGTCTTCTCCCATGGATTGgtagaaggggaattcttcagagACCTCATCAAAAGTCCCGTGAAGAATTTTGATGAAATGTTAGAAAAAGTTGCCAGTTATATCAATATGGAGGAAGCGCAGGAGGCACGAAGGAAGGCTGATAAAACACCTTCTTCCGTCAACAAGCCGAAGAAAAGAACACCCCAGCCACCGACTCAACCTCTCCCGCACGCCCGAGAAATCCGACCTCCCTTTCCGCCTGGTCAGGATTCCCAGTCGACCCCACGAGTAGCCACGGTCCACGCTCCCAGACCTGGTCCATGGGGTCCACGTTATTGTACCTACCATCGGTCACATACGCATGCCACCAATGATTGTTTTTAA
- the LOC122055266 gene encoding cationic amino acid transporter 1-like — protein MASVGENDSGGKMRRRLCSCSKEDFLPEESFQSWANYTKALRETGLRLKDRFTARSVDKFEINEIKARSGNEMKKTLTWWDLIWFGIGAVIGSGIFVLTGQEARDSAGPAVILSYVISGVSAMLSVFCYTEFAIEIPVAGGSFAYLRVELGDFVAFVAAGNIILEYIIGGAAVARSWTSYFATLLNHHPNDFRIYAPIFAPDYNRLDPIAVVVITLICFAAVISTKGSSRFNYVASIIHLAIIIFIIITGLTQADAKNLTADFAPFGAHGIFSAASVLFFAYIGFDAVSTMAEETKNPAKDIPLGLVGSMTITTVCYCLMAITLCLMQPYYQIDPDAPFSVAFSAIGMDWAKYIVAFGALKGMTTVLLVSAVGQARYLTHIARTHMVSPWFAQVHSATGTPINATIFMLIATAIIAFFTALNVLSNLLSISTLFIFMLVAVALLVRRYYVAGETTVANRRKLVAAITVILAASVAAAMLWAIGVEGWIWYLLAFVVWLVATGYLWWAVPQARIPEMWGVPLVPWLPSASIAINIFLLGSIDGPSYMRFAIWSLLLLVYYFFFGLHASYDTAKAAGAGAGV, from the exons ATGGCGAGTGTTGGAGAAAACGACTCCGGCGGGAAGATGAGGAGGCGCTTGTGCTCTTGCAGCAAGGAGGACTTCCTGCCGGAGGAGTCGTTCCAGAGCTGGGCCAACTACACAAAGGCCCTCCGTGAGACGGGCCTCCGGCTCAAGGATCGCTTCACGGCCCGCTCCGTCGACAAGTTCGAGATCAACGAGATCAAGGCTCGAAGTGGAAACGAAATGAAGAAAACGCTCACCTGGTGGGATCTCATCTGGTTCGGGATCGGCGCCGTCATCGGCTCGGGCATCTTCGTCCTCACTGGCCAGGAAGCTCGCGATTCCGCTGGACCCGCCGTCATCCTCTCTTACGTCATCTCCGGCGTCTCCGCAATGCTTTCCGTCTTCTGCTACACCGAGTTCGCCATCGAAATCCCTGTCGCCG GTGGTTCATTTGCGTACTTGCGAGTTGAGCTCGGTGACTTCGTGGCCTTCGTGGCGGCCGGCAACATCATCCTCGAGTACATAATTGGTGGCGCGGCCGTCGCCCGTTCGTGGACATCCTACTTCGCCACGCTCCTCAACCACCACCCCAACGATTTCCGCATCTACGCCCCCATCTTTGCACCCGATTACAACCGGCTCGATCCTATCGCCGTCGTCGTCATCACTTTGATCTGCTTCGCGGCCGTGATTTCAACCAAGGGGAGCTCCCGCTTCAACTATGTGGCCTCCATCATCCACCTCGCcatcatcatcttcatcatcATCACTGGGCTCACCCAGGCCGACGCCAAGAACCTCACCGCCGATTTCGCCCCCTTCGGTGCGCACGGCATCTTCTCGGCCGCCTCCGTGCTTTTCTTCGCCTACATCGGCTTCGACGCCGTGTCCACCATGGCGGAGGAGACGAAGAACCCGGCGAAAGACATCCCGCTGGGGCTCGTGGGATCGATGACCATCACCACGGTGTGCTATTGCCTGATGGCGATCACCCTCTGCTTGATGCAGCCCTATTACCAAATTGACCCCGACGCGCCATTTTCGGTAGCGTTCTCTGCCATTGGTATGGATTGGGCCAAGTACATCGTGGCCTTCGGCGCGCTCAAGGGAATGACGACGGTGCTGCTGGTGTCCGCCGTCGGCCAGGCGCGCTATCTCACCCACATAGCTCGCACACACATGGTGTCCCCATGGTTCGCGCAGGTGCACAGCGCCACCGGCACCCCTATCAATGCCACCATCTTCATGCTCATTGCCACCGCCATCATCGCCTTCTTCACCGCCCTCAACGTCCTCTCCAACCTCCTCTCCATCTCCACGCTATTCATCTTCATGCTCGTAGCCGTCGCCCTCCTCGTCCGCCGCTACTACGTCGCAGGCGAAACAACCGTGGCGAACCGGAGAAAGCTCGTGGCCGCCATCACAGTGATCCTGGCGGCTTCGGTGGCTGCGGCAATGCTTTGGGCGATAGGAGTCGAGGGGTGGATCTGGTATTTGTTGGCCTTTGTGGTGTGGTTGGTGGCGACGGGGTACTTGTGGTGGGCGGTGCCGCAGGCGAGGATACCGGAGATGTGGGGTGTTCCGTTAGTTCCATGGCTGCCCTCTGCGTCGATCGCGATCAACATCTTCCTACTCGGGTCGATCGATGGGCCGTCGTACATGAGGTTCGCCATATGGTCTCTGCTGCTGCTCGTCTACTACTTCTTCTTCGGGCTTCACGCGTCCTACGACACTGCAAAGGCCGCCGGCGCCGGTGCCGGCGTTTAA